The following are encoded in a window of Sminthopsis crassicaudata isolate SCR6 chromosome 5, ASM4859323v1, whole genome shotgun sequence genomic DNA:
- the NAP1L1 gene encoding nucleosome assembly protein 1-like 1 isoform X1: MKISNIQKSYNMADIDNKETELDQQDMEDVEEVEEEETGEDANSKARQLTVQMMQNPQILAALQERLDGLVGTSTGYIESLPKVVKRRVNALKNLQVKCAQIEAKFYEEVHALERKYAVLYQPLFDKRSEIINAIYEPTEEECEWKPDDDEEISEEMKEKAKLEEEKKDEEKEDPKGIPEFWLTVFKNVDLLSDMVQEHDEPILKHLKDIKVKFSDAGQPMSFTLEFHFEPNEYFTNEMLTKTYRMRSEPDDSDPFSFDGPEIMSCTGCQVDWKKGKNVTLKTIKKKQKHKGRGTVRTVTKTVSNDSFFNFFSPPEVPESGDLDDDAEAILAADFEIGHFLRERIVPRSVLYFTGEAIEDDDDDYDEEGEEADDEEGEEEADEENDPEYDPKKDPNPAECKQQ, translated from the exons ATGAAG atCTCAAATATACAAAAGTCTTACAATATGGCGGACATTGACAA CAAAGAAACTGAACTTGACCAACAAGATATGGAAGATGTTGAAgaagtggaagaagaagaaactggTGAAGATGCAAATAGCAAAG CTCGTCAGTTGACTGTTCAGATGATGCAGAATCCTCAAATTCTTGCAGCTCTTCAAGAAAGATTGGATGGTTTAGTGGGAACATCAACTGGATACATTGAAAG TTTGCCAAAAGTAGTTAAGCGACGTGTGAATGCTCTCAAAAACCTTCAGGTGAAATGTGCACAGATAGAAGCAAAGTTCTATGAGGAAGTTCATGCTCTTGAAAGAAAATATGCTGTTCTTTACCAACCACTTTTTGATAAG AGAAGTGAAATCATCAATGCAATTTATGAACCTACAGAGGAAGAATGTGAATGGAAACCAGATGATGATGAAGAGATTTCA gaggaaatgaaagagaaggctaagcttgaagaggagaaaaaagatgaagaaaaagaagatcctAAAGGAATTCCTGAATTTTGGCtgactgtttttaaaaatgttgatttgCTCAGTGATATGGTTCAG GAACATGATGAACCTATTCTGAAGCACTTGAAAGATATTAAAGTGAAGTTCTCAGATGCTGGCCAACCTATG AGTTTTACATTAGAATTTCACTTTGAACCTAATgaatatttcacaaatgagatGTTAACCAAGACATATCGTATGCGGTCAGAGCCAGATGATTCTGATCCCTTCTCCTTTGATGGACCAGAAATTATGAGTTGCACAGG GTGTCAGGTAGattggaaaaaagggaaaaatgtcaCTTTGAAAACTattaagaagaaacaaaaacacaagGGACGTGGAACTGTTCGAACTGTGACAAAAACAGTTTCCAATGattctttcttcaatttcttttctcctcctgaaG TTCCTGAGAGTGGAGACTTG GATGATGATGCAGAAGCTATCCTGGCAGCAGACTTCGAAATTGGTCACTTTTTACGTGAGCGTATAGTCCCAAGATCAGTATTATACTTCACAGGAGAAGCTattgaagatgatgatgatgat tatgaTGAAGAAGGTGAAGAGGCTGATGATGAG gaaggggaagaagaagctGATGAGGAAAATGATCCAGAATATGATCCGAAg AAAGATCCAAACCCAGCCGAGTGCAAGCAGCAGTGA
- the NAP1L1 gene encoding nucleosome assembly protein 1-like 1 isoform X3, with the protein MADIDNKETELDQQDMEDVEEVEEEETGEDANSKARQLTVQMMQNPQILAALQERLDGLVGTSTGYIESLPKVVKRRVNALKNLQVKCAQIEAKFYEEVHALERKYAVLYQPLFDKRSEIINAIYEPTEEECEWKPDDDEEISEMKEKAKLEEEKKDEEKEDPKGIPEFWLTVFKNVDLLSDMVQEHDEPILKHLKDIKVKFSDAGQPMSFTLEFHFEPNEYFTNEMLTKTYRMRSEPDDSDPFSFDGPEIMSCTGCQVDWKKGKNVTLKTIKKKQKHKGRGTVRTVTKTVSNDSFFNFFSPPEVPESGDLDDDAEAILAADFEIGHFLRERIVPRSVLYFTGEAIEDDDDDYDEEGEEADDEEGEEEADEENDPEYDPKKDPNPAECKQQ; encoded by the exons ATGGCGGACATTGACAA CAAAGAAACTGAACTTGACCAACAAGATATGGAAGATGTTGAAgaagtggaagaagaagaaactggTGAAGATGCAAATAGCAAAG CTCGTCAGTTGACTGTTCAGATGATGCAGAATCCTCAAATTCTTGCAGCTCTTCAAGAAAGATTGGATGGTTTAGTGGGAACATCAACTGGATACATTGAAAG TTTGCCAAAAGTAGTTAAGCGACGTGTGAATGCTCTCAAAAACCTTCAGGTGAAATGTGCACAGATAGAAGCAAAGTTCTATGAGGAAGTTCATGCTCTTGAAAGAAAATATGCTGTTCTTTACCAACCACTTTTTGATAAG AGAAGTGAAATCATCAATGCAATTTATGAACCTACAGAGGAAGAATGTGAATGGAAACCAGATGATGATGAAGAGATTTCA gaaatgaaagagaaggctaagcttgaagaggagaaaaaagatgaagaaaaagaagatcctAAAGGAATTCCTGAATTTTGGCtgactgtttttaaaaatgttgatttgCTCAGTGATATGGTTCAG GAACATGATGAACCTATTCTGAAGCACTTGAAAGATATTAAAGTGAAGTTCTCAGATGCTGGCCAACCTATG AGTTTTACATTAGAATTTCACTTTGAACCTAATgaatatttcacaaatgagatGTTAACCAAGACATATCGTATGCGGTCAGAGCCAGATGATTCTGATCCCTTCTCCTTTGATGGACCAGAAATTATGAGTTGCACAGG GTGTCAGGTAGattggaaaaaagggaaaaatgtcaCTTTGAAAACTattaagaagaaacaaaaacacaagGGACGTGGAACTGTTCGAACTGTGACAAAAACAGTTTCCAATGattctttcttcaatttcttttctcctcctgaaG TTCCTGAGAGTGGAGACTTG GATGATGATGCAGAAGCTATCCTGGCAGCAGACTTCGAAATTGGTCACTTTTTACGTGAGCGTATAGTCCCAAGATCAGTATTATACTTCACAGGAGAAGCTattgaagatgatgatgatgat tatgaTGAAGAAGGTGAAGAGGCTGATGATGAG gaaggggaagaagaagctGATGAGGAAAATGATCCAGAATATGATCCGAAg AAAGATCCAAACCCAGCCGAGTGCAAGCAGCAGTGA
- the NAP1L1 gene encoding nucleosome assembly protein 1-like 1 isoform X2: MADIDNKETELDQQDMEDVEEVEEEETGEDANSKARQLTVQMMQNPQILAALQERLDGLVGTSTGYIESLPKVVKRRVNALKNLQVKCAQIEAKFYEEVHALERKYAVLYQPLFDKRSEIINAIYEPTEEECEWKPDDDEEISEEMKEKAKLEEEKKDEEKEDPKGIPEFWLTVFKNVDLLSDMVQEHDEPILKHLKDIKVKFSDAGQPMSFTLEFHFEPNEYFTNEMLTKTYRMRSEPDDSDPFSFDGPEIMSCTGCQVDWKKGKNVTLKTIKKKQKHKGRGTVRTVTKTVSNDSFFNFFSPPEVPESGDLDDDAEAILAADFEIGHFLRERIVPRSVLYFTGEAIEDDDDDYDEEGEEADDEEGEEEADEENDPEYDPKKDPNPAECKQQ; encoded by the exons ATGGCGGACATTGACAA CAAAGAAACTGAACTTGACCAACAAGATATGGAAGATGTTGAAgaagtggaagaagaagaaactggTGAAGATGCAAATAGCAAAG CTCGTCAGTTGACTGTTCAGATGATGCAGAATCCTCAAATTCTTGCAGCTCTTCAAGAAAGATTGGATGGTTTAGTGGGAACATCAACTGGATACATTGAAAG TTTGCCAAAAGTAGTTAAGCGACGTGTGAATGCTCTCAAAAACCTTCAGGTGAAATGTGCACAGATAGAAGCAAAGTTCTATGAGGAAGTTCATGCTCTTGAAAGAAAATATGCTGTTCTTTACCAACCACTTTTTGATAAG AGAAGTGAAATCATCAATGCAATTTATGAACCTACAGAGGAAGAATGTGAATGGAAACCAGATGATGATGAAGAGATTTCA gaggaaatgaaagagaaggctaagcttgaagaggagaaaaaagatgaagaaaaagaagatcctAAAGGAATTCCTGAATTTTGGCtgactgtttttaaaaatgttgatttgCTCAGTGATATGGTTCAG GAACATGATGAACCTATTCTGAAGCACTTGAAAGATATTAAAGTGAAGTTCTCAGATGCTGGCCAACCTATG AGTTTTACATTAGAATTTCACTTTGAACCTAATgaatatttcacaaatgagatGTTAACCAAGACATATCGTATGCGGTCAGAGCCAGATGATTCTGATCCCTTCTCCTTTGATGGACCAGAAATTATGAGTTGCACAGG GTGTCAGGTAGattggaaaaaagggaaaaatgtcaCTTTGAAAACTattaagaagaaacaaaaacacaagGGACGTGGAACTGTTCGAACTGTGACAAAAACAGTTTCCAATGattctttcttcaatttcttttctcctcctgaaG TTCCTGAGAGTGGAGACTTG GATGATGATGCAGAAGCTATCCTGGCAGCAGACTTCGAAATTGGTCACTTTTTACGTGAGCGTATAGTCCCAAGATCAGTATTATACTTCACAGGAGAAGCTattgaagatgatgatgatgat tatgaTGAAGAAGGTGAAGAGGCTGATGATGAG gaaggggaagaagaagctGATGAGGAAAATGATCCAGAATATGATCCGAAg AAAGATCCAAACCCAGCCGAGTGCAAGCAGCAGTGA